Proteins found in one Aquibium microcysteis genomic segment:
- a CDS encoding class I adenylate-forming enzyme family protein, giving the protein MPEHQPSANLTDAILALANREADRPAVVQGSRSLSFSDLMAQSAKLARALRSRGVGAGGQVGIALRDGIDNTTALFALWMLDAVALPIDFRARAEERGRLAEEFDLAFIIEDRDLGAGAYPTIVWNADFAELVARQPGTPPIEHRSGAHPATISLTSGTTGRPAGVVLGHAELFERCRSGLMLRRPQGASLGGRFLNAYPLSFSASRHHTLRQLLQGATVLFHPPTFGAHELAERVRRENVTFLFAVPATVSAMLDAVGEGDRPFLPTLETLYCGGSGMSAADKIRAYRRLTPGFLHCFSASLSGTVSILEGEDLLARPDTEGRILPSVSVEIVDDADRPVPTGEVGILRVRSVGMASQLYRGRDRVAGDRIRDDWAYTGDLARLSADGFLTVVGRTSDLIIRGGANVHPGEVEAAIARRAGVRDVAVVGYPDPVLGEEIAAFVVTDGSIGEPELAAHCRIELQPDKRPRRFVLVDALPRNANGKVLRTDLRTRLSP; this is encoded by the coding sequence ATGCCGGAACATCAGCCGAGTGCCAACCTGACCGATGCGATTCTGGCGCTCGCGAACCGCGAAGCCGACCGTCCGGCCGTCGTTCAGGGATCGCGCAGCCTGAGCTTTTCCGACCTCATGGCGCAATCGGCGAAGCTCGCGCGCGCGCTGCGGTCTCGCGGCGTCGGCGCCGGCGGCCAGGTGGGCATCGCGCTGCGGGACGGCATCGACAACACGACCGCGCTCTTCGCCTTGTGGATGCTCGACGCCGTGGCGCTGCCGATCGACTTCCGCGCACGTGCGGAAGAGCGCGGCCGTCTCGCGGAGGAATTCGATCTCGCCTTCATCATCGAGGATCGCGATCTCGGCGCCGGAGCCTACCCGACCATCGTCTGGAACGCCGACTTCGCCGAACTCGTCGCGCGGCAGCCGGGGACACCGCCGATCGAACACCGGTCGGGCGCGCATCCGGCCACGATCTCGCTGACGTCGGGCACGACGGGTCGGCCTGCCGGCGTCGTCCTCGGCCATGCCGAACTGTTCGAGCGCTGCAGGAGCGGGCTGATGCTGCGCAGGCCCCAAGGTGCCTCGCTCGGCGGCCGCTTCCTCAACGCCTACCCCCTGTCTTTCTCGGCGTCCCGGCACCACACGCTGCGACAGCTTCTGCAGGGGGCGACGGTTCTCTTCCATCCGCCGACCTTCGGTGCCCACGAACTCGCCGAACGGGTGCGGCGGGAGAACGTCACTTTCCTGTTCGCCGTTCCGGCGACCGTTTCGGCCATGCTCGACGCCGTAGGGGAGGGGGACCGCCCTTTCCTGCCGACGCTCGAGACGCTCTATTGCGGCGGCTCCGGCATGAGCGCCGCCGACAAGATCCGCGCCTACCGCCGCCTCACCCCCGGCTTCCTCCACTGCTTTTCCGCCAGCCTCTCGGGCACCGTCTCGATTCTGGAAGGTGAGGACCTGCTCGCGCGGCCCGACACCGAGGGGCGCATCCTGCCCTCCGTGTCGGTCGAAATCGTCGACGATGCCGACCGCCCGGTCCCCACAGGCGAGGTCGGGATACTCCGGGTGCGTTCGGTCGGGATGGCCAGCCAGCTCTACCGGGGCCGCGACAGGGTGGCGGGTGATCGCATCCGCGACGACTGGGCCTATACGGGCGACCTCGCGCGGCTGAGCGCGGACGGTTTCCTCACCGTCGTCGGACGGACGTCCGACCTCATCATCCGGGGCGGCGCGAACGTCCACCCGGGCGAGGTCGAGGCAGCCATCGCCCGGCGGGCCGGCGTGCGCGACGTGGCCGTCGTCGGCTATCCCGATCCCGTCCTGGGCGAGGAGATCGCGGCCTTCGTCGTGACGGACGGCAGCATCGGCGAGCCCGAGCTGGCCGCCCATTGCCGCATCGAGCTGCAGCCGGACAAGCGGCCGCGCCGCTTCGTCCTGGTCGACGCGCTGCCGCGCAACGCCAACGGAAAGGTCCTTCGGACAGACCTCAGGACGCGGCTGTCGCCGTAA
- a CDS encoding alpha/beta fold hydrolase — translation MVKKPAFQRNTVAWRRMLGHVRPERNTSRRPQMTEHTEKSITRESLRLRNPFVYPSSGTETQIADIFSRVMGVMPVGADDDFYDLGGDSLLGEQISMEILRITGQVFPISGLFESGTPRAIAAHLSGATQEPQAGAAARETFFIVHGRGGYTVLRPTFKAGMTSGARVVMLELPGIRGDAPFPRSVPEIARAYVDQIEREQPHGPVRLASFCMGGLIALEMANLLEQRGRTLGGLVLLDPGLPRSLRHRHRALRMVEANAASWRAKLILFGSTGRLSETDPFLEPLWLRARAIANMSSSLRKLLGMEKKALYRNAGLKDWPRAWLTATYRHAWPRPSGIRAHILASEGRAKSFLKRDGAWEHLLPNRSVYVLVGRHNEIGGESSHVAAALETLLLGGELARETAMSPPFTSSGTETRAAAGAVTATAAS, via the coding sequence ATGGTGAAAAAGCCGGCTTTCCAAAGGAATACCGTTGCGTGGCGGAGGATGCTAGGACACGTTCGGCCCGAAAGAAACACATCCAGGCGACCGCAGATGACTGAACACACGGAAAAATCGATCACGCGCGAATCTCTGCGGCTGCGCAACCCTTTCGTGTATCCATCGTCTGGAACCGAGACGCAGATCGCCGACATATTCTCTCGCGTCATGGGCGTCATGCCCGTGGGTGCCGATGACGACTTCTACGATCTTGGAGGCGATTCTCTGCTCGGCGAGCAGATCAGCATGGAAATCCTGCGGATCACGGGACAGGTCTTCCCGATCTCGGGACTTTTCGAAAGCGGCACTCCGCGCGCCATTGCAGCGCATCTGTCGGGCGCGACGCAGGAACCGCAGGCCGGGGCGGCTGCCCGCGAGACCTTCTTCATCGTCCACGGCCGCGGCGGCTACACGGTGCTCCGCCCGACGTTCAAGGCCGGCATGACGAGCGGGGCGCGCGTCGTCATGCTGGAACTGCCGGGGATCCGCGGCGACGCACCGTTTCCGCGCAGCGTGCCGGAGATCGCAAGGGCCTATGTCGACCAGATCGAACGCGAGCAGCCGCATGGCCCCGTGCGACTGGCTTCGTTCTGCATGGGGGGGCTCATCGCCCTGGAAATGGCGAACCTCCTGGAGCAAAGGGGGCGCACGCTCGGCGGACTCGTGCTGCTGGACCCTGGCCTGCCGCGCTCGCTCCGACACCGGCATCGCGCCCTCCGCATGGTCGAGGCGAATGCCGCAAGCTGGCGCGCGAAGCTGATCCTCTTCGGCAGCACGGGCAGGCTGTCGGAAACCGATCCTTTCCTCGAACCGCTGTGGCTTCGTGCGCGCGCCATCGCCAACATGAGCAGCAGTCTGAGGAAGCTGCTCGGCATGGAAAAGAAGGCACTCTACCGCAATGCGGGCCTGAAGGACTGGCCGCGCGCCTGGCTGACCGCCACGTATCGGCATGCATGGCCGCGGCCCTCCGGCATCCGCGCGCATATCCTGGCCTCCGAGGGACGCGCAAAGAGCTTCCTCAAGCGGGACGGGGCGTGGGAACATCTCCTGCCCAACCGCAGCGTCTACGTGCTCGTCGGCAGGCACAACGAGATCGGCGGCGAATCCAGCCATGTCGCTGCTGCCCTGGAGACCCTGTTGCTCGGCGGCGAACTGGCGCGCGAAACGGCCATGTCGCCGCCATTCACGTCGTCCGGGACGGAAACGCGGGCAGCCGCGGGCGCCGTTACGGCGACAGCCGCGTCCTGA
- a CDS encoding TAXI family TRAP transporter solute-binding subunit — translation MFIRFAATLILSATAMICGARAEPVTIASAAQGSSTYNIALAVARAAGEIGGLDLRPQPYKSTSQGAAFVDGGEVDFGLENAFAVREAMLGLGRFEGQKMSNLRLVARLQPLRMALAVRKDSGIRSFDDLRGKRLPAGFRAAVTGELLISAMLANGGLSYDDVEKVPVNDFTAMADAFAAGQLDAYIFVIGTPRDEQVSRTVGGLVPMPFDDGAEALAKLKDVLPVASLGRLQPDPSLVDIDKETVVLEYDYFVYTHAGEADDTVRRMVESLHGGKNLMVQSVASMAWFDPARINADIGLPYHPAAEAFFREKGLSN, via the coding sequence ATGTTCATCCGCTTCGCAGCGACACTGATCCTCTCGGCGACGGCCATGATCTGCGGCGCGCGCGCCGAACCCGTGACGATCGCCTCGGCCGCGCAGGGCTCGTCGACCTACAACATCGCGCTCGCCGTCGCCCGCGCCGCCGGCGAGATCGGCGGGCTCGACCTGCGTCCGCAGCCCTACAAGAGCACCAGCCAGGGGGCGGCTTTCGTCGACGGCGGCGAGGTCGACTTCGGTCTGGAGAACGCCTTCGCGGTTCGCGAGGCGATGCTGGGGCTCGGCCGGTTCGAGGGACAGAAGATGTCCAACCTGCGGCTGGTCGCCCGGCTCCAGCCGCTGCGCATGGCGCTCGCCGTCCGCAAGGACAGCGGCATCCGCAGCTTCGACGACCTCAGGGGAAAGCGCCTTCCAGCCGGCTTCCGTGCCGCCGTCACCGGCGAACTGCTGATCTCGGCGATGCTGGCCAATGGCGGCCTGAGCTATGACGACGTCGAGAAGGTGCCGGTGAACGACTTCACGGCCATGGCCGACGCCTTCGCGGCCGGACAGCTCGACGCCTACATCTTCGTCATCGGCACGCCGCGCGACGAGCAGGTATCCCGGACGGTCGGCGGCCTCGTGCCGATGCCGTTCGACGATGGCGCGGAAGCCCTGGCGAAGCTGAAGGACGTTCTTCCGGTGGCCTCGCTCGGCCGCCTGCAGCCCGACCCGTCGCTGGTCGACATCGACAAGGAAACGGTCGTCCTGGAGTATGACTACTTCGTCTATACCCATGCCGGCGAGGCGGACGACACCGTCCGCAGGATGGTCGAGAGCCTTCACGGCGGCAAGAACCTGATGGTCCAGTCGGTCGCCAGCATGGCCTGGTTCGACCCCGCCCGCATCAACGCCGACATCGGACTTCCCTACCATCCCGCCGCCGAGGCTTTCTTCCGCGAGAAGGGACTGTCGAATTGA
- a CDS encoding glycosyltransferase, which produces MGDFDVVLAADFASAEDTGARVAAECAVQWDMGLRTGLLHLPSAPGRRIVPDIHRCLRERLAEIVELDQPVSTRLLVVHAPTALAPLPATLANLRTQRIVLVHDRSPDRDTLGRLMGLARAPIVWAPTNRWVRAAVDALGLPIDVEEIDWRPPVGTPLGRERARRGNGRFTIGHIDFGGAAHWPDRAEALASLLPADGSVDIRLLGRPPASLLSRDTIPDAWRVRERGAMTIDAFLDGLDALVYAPAGMPGTVPDSVLGIALTKGCVVATLPHLRHHLGDGPVYGECGDLFQAAISILERPGLPDVLERAALSATRQFPRELHVERVTRLADLRSPALPATATRPRPRTRRVLFLASNGVGLGHVSRLLAIANRSAGRFEPIFVSHAQALPLLRGSGYPSEYIPSLSDTGADPRLWDRWLRSELERLIYAYEAEALVFDGNNPTPGIVEAAQAQAPCRLAWVRRGMNGPLASPYLSNAEHFDLIIEPGEIAAERDRGATASLRHEALQIDPVTLLDPGDLLDREEAARLLGLDPSRQAVLVQLGAGAHRDVVTLVDRVVRCLRTFAGLQIVIAEWANAIAPLSLWPDTTVVSAYPLSRYLRAFDFCISAAGYNSFHEAIAFGVPTVFIATTHAAVDDQRGRARYAQDMGAALELPEDKLFQLPAVCAVMLDHRARAVIREKCALLRRPNGAERAAGAIAELLSAA; this is translated from the coding sequence TTGGGGGATTTCGACGTCGTCCTCGCCGCGGATTTCGCTTCGGCAGAGGATACGGGCGCACGCGTCGCTGCCGAATGCGCAGTCCAGTGGGACATGGGTCTCCGCACCGGGCTGCTGCATCTTCCCTCGGCACCGGGCCGCCGGATCGTCCCGGACATCCATCGGTGCCTGCGCGAACGCCTTGCCGAGATCGTCGAGCTCGATCAGCCGGTCAGCACGCGGCTCCTGGTGGTGCATGCGCCGACGGCGCTCGCCCCGCTCCCGGCGACGCTCGCCAATCTGCGAACGCAGCGGATCGTGCTCGTGCACGACCGCTCCCCCGATCGCGACACGCTCGGCCGATTGATGGGGCTCGCGCGCGCGCCGATCGTCTGGGCACCCACCAATCGCTGGGTTCGTGCGGCCGTCGACGCGCTCGGGCTTCCCATCGACGTCGAGGAGATCGACTGGCGACCGCCCGTCGGCACACCCCTCGGACGCGAGCGAGCGCGGCGCGGAAACGGCCGCTTCACCATCGGCCATATCGATTTCGGCGGGGCTGCGCATTGGCCGGACCGTGCCGAAGCGCTTGCATCGTTGCTGCCGGCCGACGGCAGCGTCGACATCCGCCTGCTGGGCAGGCCGCCGGCATCCCTGCTGTCGCGCGACACGATTCCGGACGCGTGGCGCGTCCGCGAACGCGGCGCGATGACGATCGATGCCTTTCTCGACGGGCTCGACGCGCTCGTCTACGCCCCGGCCGGGATGCCCGGGACGGTTCCCGACAGCGTGCTCGGCATCGCTCTGACGAAGGGCTGCGTCGTCGCGACCCTGCCCCATCTTCGCCACCATCTCGGAGACGGCCCGGTCTACGGCGAATGCGGCGACTTGTTCCAGGCGGCGATCTCGATCCTCGAAAGGCCCGGTCTTCCGGACGTGCTCGAACGCGCAGCCCTGTCGGCGACGCGCCAATTCCCAAGGGAGCTCCACGTCGAGCGGGTGACCCGGCTGGCGGATCTACGGTCCCCGGCATTGCCGGCGACGGCAACGCGGCCACGGCCCCGCACGCGCCGCGTCCTGTTCCTCGCGTCGAACGGGGTGGGACTGGGTCACGTGTCGCGGCTGCTGGCCATCGCGAACCGATCGGCAGGACGTTTCGAACCGATCTTCGTATCCCACGCGCAGGCCCTGCCGCTGCTGCGCGGCTCCGGCTATCCGAGCGAGTACATCCCTTCGCTGTCGGACACCGGCGCGGATCCACGGCTGTGGGACCGCTGGCTGCGCAGCGAACTGGAACGGCTGATCTATGCCTACGAGGCGGAAGCGCTCGTCTTCGACGGCAACAATCCGACACCCGGCATCGTCGAGGCGGCACAGGCGCAGGCACCCTGCCGACTGGCCTGGGTGAGGCGCGGCATGAACGGCCCCCTCGCCTCCCCATACCTCTCGAATGCGGAGCATTTCGACCTCATCATCGAGCCCGGCGAGATCGCCGCCGAACGCGACAGGGGCGCCACGGCGTCTCTCCGGCACGAGGCGCTTCAGATCGATCCGGTAACGCTGCTCGACCCCGGCGATCTGCTCGACCGCGAGGAGGCCGCCCGGCTTCTCGGGCTCGATCCGTCGAGACAAGCGGTGCTGGTCCAACTGGGCGCGGGGGCTCATCGCGACGTGGTCACCCTGGTCGATCGGGTGGTGCGGTGCCTGCGCACGTTCGCCGGCCTGCAGATCGTCATCGCCGAGTGGGCGAACGCCATCGCCCCTCTGTCGCTCTGGCCGGACACCACCGTCGTCAGCGCCTATCCTCTCAGCCGCTATCTCCGGGCCTTCGATTTCTGCATCTCCGCAGCCGGGTACAACAGCTTTCACGAGGCGATCGCCTTCGGCGTGCCGACCGTCTTCATCGCGACCACGCACGCGGCGGTCGACGACCAGAGAGGACGGGCGCGCTACGCACAGGACATGGGCGCGGCGCTGGAACTGCCGGAGGACAAGCTCTTCCAGTTGCCGGCGGTGTGCGCGGTGATGCTCGATCACCGCGCGCGAGCGGTCATCCGCGAGAAATGCGCGCTGCTGCGCAGACCCAACGGCGCGGAGCGGGCAGCCGGCGCCATAGCCGAACTGCTGAGCGCTGCATGA